Proteins encoded together in one Marmota flaviventris isolate mMarFla1 chromosome Y, mMarFla1.hap1, whole genome shotgun sequence window:
- the LOC139703554 gene encoding uncharacterized protein CXorf51A-like codes for MAKATKKSQKPNADMAQSTSSMKERKNMKTSYHHSRCGRGSKILKSTNKGKKTLQNNSSKRDSEKPSTSLKKSKKTKGTILFGHYHRLNEKLNREPEMENTPETSSISSDDLDSK; via the exons ATGGCTAAGGCaaccaagaaatcacagaagcctAATGCAGATATGGCCCAGTCAACATCatcgatgaaagaaagaaagaatatgaagactTCCTATCATCACTCCAGATGCGGAAGAGGCAGCAAG ATACTAAAGTCCACCAATAAGGgtaaaaaaacacttcaaaataattcaagcaaaagagactcagaaaagccttccacatctctgaaaaaatctaagaaaactaaaggaaCAATACTCTTTGGTCATTATCATCggctaaatgaaaaactgaatagagagccagaaatggaaaatacccCAGAAACCTCCAGCATTTCAAGTGATGATCTGGACAGCAAGTAA